The following are from one region of the Eubacterium sp. MSJ-33 genome:
- a CDS encoding 3D domain-containing protein, with protein sequence MNENNMETGKITTIQLNTDKAKKRTTGVVRTFIQQYGKYVGAVIVSIALVIVCGVSLADRIANRDITTGVMMTVADLTKDREAFSGNEFADTIISYGDMINTDYNTEQYAQLELAEQQIDEILTAKRQDNRDQAAMDALSAVHSGVGDPSEYDAYAVAHGTDISDPETTEAMTFSVPTYVAADANGQYQYLGEYLLTAYCPCPICCGKWSNMENPVTASGARPTQGWTIAAPKEFPFGTKIMIDGQIYEVQDRGGAINGKHFDVYFNTHQDALNFAMRTTSAYLVVE encoded by the coding sequence GTGAATGAAAACAATATGGAGACCGGGAAAATCACAACAATCCAATTAAATACGGATAAAGCGAAGAAGAGAACCACCGGCGTGGTTAGGACATTTATACAACAGTATGGAAAATACGTAGGTGCAGTTATTGTATCGATTGCTCTGGTGATTGTGTGTGGTGTCTCGTTGGCAGATCGAATTGCAAATCGGGATATTACAACCGGAGTTATGATGACTGTTGCGGATTTGACAAAGGACAGAGAGGCATTTTCCGGGAATGAGTTTGCGGACACTATAATATCGTATGGAGATATGATTAATACGGATTATAATACAGAGCAGTATGCACAGTTGGAACTTGCGGAACAGCAGATTGATGAGATTTTAACTGCCAAAAGACAGGATAATCGGGATCAGGCTGCGATGGATGCGTTGTCTGCGGTTCATTCAGGCGTCGGAGACCCGAGTGAATATGATGCATATGCAGTTGCCCATGGAACGGATATTTCTGATCCGGAGACAACAGAAGCAATGACATTTTCCGTACCGACATATGTGGCTGCTGATGCGAATGGACAGTATCAATACCTGGGTGAATATCTGCTTACTGCATATTGCCCTTGCCCGATTTGTTGTGGAAAGTGGAGTAACATGGAGAATCCAGTAACTGCAAGTGGTGCACGTCCAACACAGGGCTGGACAATTGCTGCGCCGAAGGAGTTTCCGTTTGGTACGAAAATCATGATTGATGGACAGATTTATGAAGTTCAGGATCGTGGTGGTGCAATCAACGGAAAGCATTTTGACGTATATTTTAATACACATCAGGATGCATTGAATTTTGCGATGAGAACAACCTCTGCCTATCTGGTAGTTGAATAA
- the queD gene encoding 6-carboxytetrahydropterin synthase QueD gives MYTLKTNASFDSAHFLAGYEGKCSNIHGHHWTVEIEVGSNSLEMGGNNRGMIVDFSRLKTDLKNIADALDHCLIVEIGSLKRRTLDVLEEEHFKVVEVMFRPTAENFAKFFYEEMKQKGYHVLKATVYETPNNCAVYME, from the coding sequence ATGTATACATTAAAGACAAATGCAAGCTTTGACAGCGCACATTTTCTCGCGGGCTATGAAGGAAAGTGTTCCAACATTCATGGACACCACTGGACGGTAGAAATCGAGGTGGGAAGCAATAGTCTGGAGATGGGAGGAAACAACCGTGGCATGATTGTGGATTTTTCCAGATTAAAAACAGATCTGAAGAATATCGCAGATGCGCTCGATCATTGCCTGATTGTAGAAATCGGGAGCCTGAAACGAAGAACGCTGGATGTGCTTGAAGAAGAACATTTTAAGGTAGTGGAAGTGATGTTCCGTCCGACAGCGGAGAACTTCGCAAAGTTTTTCTATGAAGAGATGAAACAAAAAGGCTATCATGTCTTAAAGGCGACGGTGTATGAGACACCGAATAACTGCGCCGTATATATGGAGTAA
- the dapA gene encoding 4-hydroxy-tetrahydrodipicolinate synthase has translation MSIFTGSAVAIVTPFKKDGSVDYDKFRDVIEYQIAGGTDCIVVCGTTGESSTLSHEEHLECIRFCAEVVNKRIPVVAGTGSNCTETAIYLSQEAEKYGVDGLLVVTPYYNKATQKGLIAHYTAIANSVTIPIIMYNVPSRTGTNIQPETAVYLAKNVKNIVAIKEATGNLSQVARLVSLADGCLDVYSGNDDQVMPILSLGGKGVISVLANVAPKETHDMVQKYLDGDVVGAREIQIKAIPLCEALFCEVNPIPVKKAVELMGLCEGNLRMPLTEIEPEHEAQLKKAMVDFGVKIR, from the coding sequence ATGTCAATTTTTACAGGTTCAGCAGTTGCGATTGTTACACCATTTAAGAAAGATGGTTCCGTAGATTATGATAAGTTCCGTGATGTAATCGAGTACCAGATTGCAGGGGGAACAGATTGTATCGTTGTATGTGGAACGACCGGAGAATCTTCCACATTGTCACATGAAGAACATCTTGAGTGTATCCGTTTTTGCGCTGAGGTTGTCAACAAGCGTATTCCCGTTGTTGCAGGTACTGGTTCAAACTGTACAGAGACAGCAATCTATCTGTCTCAGGAAGCTGAAAAGTATGGTGTGGATGGCTTGCTTGTAGTTACACCATATTACAATAAGGCAACACAGAAGGGACTCATTGCACATTATACAGCAATTGCAAATTCAGTTACAATTCCAATCATCATGTATAATGTACCAAGCAGAACCGGTACGAATATCCAGCCGGAGACAGCCGTATATCTGGCCAAGAATGTAAAGAATATCGTAGCAATTAAGGAGGCAACCGGAAATCTTTCACAGGTTGCACGTCTTGTCAGTCTGGCAGATGGCTGTCTGGACGTATATTCCGGAAATGATGATCAGGTTATGCCGATTCTGTCCCTCGGTGGAAAAGGTGTGATTTCTGTACTTGCAAACGTTGCTCCGAAGGAGACACATGATATGGTACAGAAGTATTTAGATGGCGATGTTGTTGGTGCCAGAGAAATCCAGATTAAGGCAATTCCGCTTTGCGAAGCGCTGTTTTGTGAAGTTAATCCAATTCCTGTCAAGAAGGCTGTGGAACTGATGGGACTTTGTGAAGGAAATCTCCGTATGCCATTGACAGAAATCGAGCCGGAGCATGAAGCACAGTTGAAGAAAGCTATGGTAGATTTTGGAGTGAAGATTCGGTAA
- the thrC gene encoding threonine synthase codes for MELVYRSTRNAQEETTASMAILKGLANEGGLFVPDQIPAFDKSLEELSKMDYREVAYQVMKLMLTDFTEEELRHCINSAYDSKFDTKEIAPLVHKAGAYYLELFHGATIAFKDMALSILPYLLTTSAKKNNVKNEIVILTATSGDTGKAALAGFADVPGTKIIVFYPKHGVSPIQEKQMVTQKGDNTCVIGITGNFDDAQTGVKKMFSDKDLNEYLASKGYQFSSANSINIGRLVPQMVYYVYAYTRLVANGDIKAGDKINVVVPTGNFGNILAAFYAKQMGLPINKFICASNENKVLYDFFRTGTYDRKREFILTTSPSMDILISSNLERLIYRIAGNDAEKNKALMQALTGEGAYTITDDMKKQLADFYGNYASEEETAATIKRVYESDQYIMDTHTAVAASVYDKYVKETGDTTPTVIASTASPYKFTRSVMNAIDSAYDKQSDFELVDELNKLSGVKVPQAIEDIRQAEVRHDIVCDKEDMLTEVKKFLNI; via the coding sequence ATGGAACTGGTTTACAGAAGCACAAGAAATGCACAGGAAGAAACAACCGCTTCTATGGCAATTTTGAAAGGACTTGCAAACGAGGGTGGCTTGTTTGTGCCGGATCAGATTCCGGCATTTGATAAGAGCTTAGAGGAGCTTTCTAAGATGGATTACCGTGAGGTCGCATATCAGGTTATGAAGCTGATGCTGACAGACTTCACAGAGGAAGAGCTTCGCCACTGTATTAACAGTGCATATGATTCAAAGTTTGATACCAAGGAGATAGCACCGCTCGTACATAAAGCTGGTGCATATTATCTGGAATTGTTCCATGGAGCAACAATCGCGTTTAAGGATATGGCACTTTCTATTCTTCCGTATTTGCTGACAACTTCAGCGAAGAAGAATAACGTGAAAAATGAAATTGTAATTCTGACTGCGACTTCCGGAGATACAGGTAAGGCTGCGCTTGCCGGATTTGCGGATGTACCGGGTACGAAGATCATCGTATTCTACCCAAAACACGGTGTAAGCCCGATTCAGGAGAAACAGATGGTAACCCAGAAGGGTGATAATACATGTGTCATCGGTATCACAGGTAATTTTGATGACGCACAGACAGGTGTGAAGAAGATGTTCTCTGATAAGGATCTGAATGAGTATCTGGCATCCAAGGGATATCAGTTCTCTTCTGCAAACTCCATCAACATCGGACGGCTTGTACCACAGATGGTATATTATGTATATGCATATACAAGACTCGTTGCAAATGGAGATATCAAGGCTGGTGACAAGATTAATGTCGTTGTTCCAACCGGAAATTTCGGAAATATCCTAGCAGCCTTTTATGCAAAGCAGATGGGACTTCCAATCAACAAGTTTATCTGTGCATCAAATGAGAACAAGGTTCTGTATGATTTCTTCCGTACAGGTACATACGATAGAAAGAGAGAGTTCATCTTAACAACTTCTCCTTCTATGGATATTCTGATTTCCAGCAATCTTGAGCGCCTGATTTATCGTATTGCAGGCAATGATGCAGAGAAGAACAAGGCTTTGATGCAGGCGCTGACGGGAGAGGGTGCATATACGATTACAGATGATATGAAGAAGCAACTGGCAGATTTCTATGGAAATTATGCATCTGAGGAAGAAACAGCAGCTACAATTAAGCGTGTATATGAGTCCGATCAGTATATCATGGATACCCATACAGCTGTAGCAGCTTCCGTATATGATAAGTATGTGAAGGAGACCGGAGACACGACACCAACCGTGATCGCAAGTACTGCAAGTCCATACAAGTTCACGAGAAGTGTTATGAACGCGATTGACAGCGCTTACGATAAGCAGTCTGATTTCGAACTTGTAGATGAGCTTAATAAGCTTTCTGGTGTGAAGGTACCGCAGGCGATTGAGGACATCCGTCAGGCGGAGGTTCGTCATGATATCGTCTGTGATAAGGAAGACATGCTTACAGAGGTAAAGAAGTTCCTGAATATCTAA
- the rlmB gene encoding 23S rRNA (guanosine(2251)-2'-O)-methyltransferase RlmB has product MITSASNDRIKEVKKLMKSASLRREKELYIVEGIRMVREIPADAIRTLYVAESMADKFADVCKEKNASVEIVKDSVFQSMSDTNTPQGILAEVYQKQTTEEDLFGRDTEPFLLIIERLQDPGNLGTIIRTAEGAGVTGIILSSDSVDIYNPKVVRSTMGSVFRMPILVAENLADTVGRVKKQGIPVYGAHLNGDTFYEKDFSGKCAFLVGNEGNGLSDEISAKADELIRIPMCGQVESLNAAVSTAVIVYEVLRQRSTSKK; this is encoded by the coding sequence GTGATAACATCTGCATCAAATGACAGGATAAAAGAAGTGAAGAAGCTGATGAAGTCAGCCAGTCTGCGGCGGGAAAAGGAACTTTATATTGTGGAGGGAATCCGCATGGTGCGGGAAATCCCTGCCGATGCAATCCGGACACTGTATGTCGCTGAGAGCATGGCAGACAAATTTGCGGATGTCTGCAAAGAAAAAAATGCATCGGTGGAGATTGTCAAGGATTCTGTATTTCAAAGTATGTCCGATACAAACACCCCACAGGGAATTCTGGCAGAAGTGTATCAGAAGCAGACGACGGAAGAGGATTTGTTTGGAAGGGATACGGAACCGTTTTTGCTGATTATTGAGCGGTTGCAGGATCCGGGGAATCTTGGTACAATTATAAGGACTGCAGAAGGTGCAGGAGTGACAGGGATTATTTTAAGTTCGGATTCGGTGGATATTTACAATCCGAAGGTGGTCCGTTCAACGATGGGATCTGTATTTCGGATGCCAATCTTAGTTGCGGAAAATCTGGCAGATACGGTAGGACGGGTAAAAAAACAGGGGATTCCGGTGTATGGAGCACATCTTAATGGGGATACCTTTTATGAGAAGGATTTTAGCGGAAAGTGTGCGTTTTTGGTTGGGAATGAAGGAAATGGTTTGTCTGATGAAATCAGTGCAAAGGCAGATGAACTGATCCGGATTCCGATGTGCGGACAGGTAGAATCGTTAAATGCTGCGGTTTCAACAGCAGTGATTGTATACGAGGTATTGCGACAGCGAAGCACATCAAAAAAATAA
- a CDS encoding type III pantothenate kinase encodes MLFAVDVGNTNITVGLFDGKNLIKTFRITTGTARTSDEYGVYFVDWLRVRDIRVSEIDAVIIASVVPKVMHSLTSGIIKYLNIQPIIVAPGIKTGINIAIPEPKTLGADRLVDAVAAYELYGGPVIVVDFGTATTHDLVLEGGVFHSGATSPGIRLAAAALWSGTAKLPEIEIKRPDTILAKDTVSSMQAGVFYGYVGQTEYIIRKIKQESGLENIKVVATGGLGKLISENTDCIDYYDADLTLKGLQLIYEKQ; translated from the coding sequence ATGTTATTTGCAGTAGACGTTGGAAATACAAATATTACAGTAGGACTGTTTGACGGTAAAAATCTGATTAAGACTTTTCGAATTACAACCGGTACGGCACGTACATCCGATGAGTACGGTGTGTATTTTGTGGATTGGCTACGTGTTCGGGATATACGTGTCTCAGAGATTGATGCGGTTATTATTGCTTCGGTTGTACCGAAGGTCATGCATTCTCTGACAAGTGGTATTATCAAGTATCTGAATATCCAGCCTATCATTGTTGCTCCCGGCATCAAGACCGGCATCAATATCGCAATTCCAGAACCAAAGACACTGGGTGCCGACCGTCTGGTCGATGCAGTTGCTGCGTATGAGCTGTATGGTGGTCCGGTGATTGTTGTGGATTTTGGAACCGCAACGACACATGATCTTGTGTTAGAGGGTGGCGTGTTCCATTCTGGTGCGACATCGCCGGGAATCAGACTTGCGGCAGCGGCACTTTGGTCCGGAACTGCAAAGCTTCCGGAAATAGAGATTAAAAGACCGGATACGATTCTGGCGAAGGATACGGTCAGCAGTATGCAGGCGGGTGTATTCTATGGATATGTCGGTCAGACGGAGTATATTATCCGCAAAATTAAGCAGGAATCCGGTTTGGAAAATATCAAGGTTGTAGCAACCGGAGGACTTGGAAAGCTGATATCAGAAAATACGGATTGTATTGATTATTATGATGCAGATCTGACATTAAAAGGTTTGCAGTTAATCTACGAGAAACAATAA
- a CDS encoding DUF6145 family protein, whose amino-acid sequence MYQDEIILCSASKYTQKYYLNEDFENLPTEVKKELRILCTLFTEDVGGIIMLVFDSLGNLNIVTDAAEEDILYDEIGCGLKIKRIRKEKKELFEQLELYFQTFFLS is encoded by the coding sequence ATGTATCAGGATGAAATTATTTTGTGCAGTGCGTCAAAGTACACACAGAAGTATTATTTGAATGAGGATTTTGAGAACCTTCCGACAGAAGTGAAGAAAGAGCTTCGAATTCTTTGTACGTTATTTACAGAGGATGTTGGAGGAATCATCATGCTTGTGTTTGACAGTTTGGGCAATTTAAATATCGTGACGGACGCCGCAGAGGAAGATATCCTGTACGATGAGATTGGCTGTGGTCTAAAAATCAAGCGGATCAGAAAGGAAAAAAAGGAATTGTTTGAACAGCTTGAGCTGTACTTTCAGACATTTTTCCTTAGTTAA
- the queE gene encoding putative 7-carboxy-7-deazaguanine synthase QueE, which translates to MGDYKVVEKFVSINGEAAHAGELACFIRFAGCNLACGYCDTKWANEPQVPYESMSVEEIYAYIKSCGVKNVTLTGGEPLIQPGIESLIALLAADKNLRVEIETNGSVDISGYDARPENVCMTLDYKLPDSGMERFMHTENYAWLKPQDAVKFVVSSTRDLETAKKIIETYDLCEKAAVYLSSAFSAITPAQIVDYMIQENMKDVRLQLQMHKYIWDPEKKGV; encoded by the coding sequence ATGGGAGATTATAAAGTAGTAGAAAAGTTTGTCAGTATCAATGGCGAGGCAGCCCATGCCGGGGAACTCGCGTGTTTCATCCGGTTTGCGGGATGCAATCTTGCCTGTGGATACTGTGATACAAAATGGGCGAATGAGCCACAGGTGCCATATGAGAGTATGAGCGTGGAGGAAATCTATGCGTATATCAAGTCTTGTGGTGTGAAAAATGTGACGCTGACCGGAGGTGAACCGTTGATCCAGCCGGGGATTGAATCGTTGATCGCACTTCTGGCAGCGGATAAAAATCTGCGTGTGGAGATTGAGACAAATGGAAGCGTGGATATCTCCGGGTATGATGCACGTCCGGAGAATGTCTGTATGACACTGGATTATAAGCTTCCGGATAGTGGGATGGAACGGTTTATGCACACAGAAAATTACGCGTGGCTGAAACCACAGGATGCGGTAAAATTTGTTGTTTCATCGACGAGAGATCTGGAAACTGCGAAGAAGATTATTGAGACATATGACCTGTGTGAGAAGGCGGCGGTATATTTAAGCTCTGCATTTTCGGCGATTACACCGGCACAGATCGTAGATTATATGATACAGGAAAACATGAAGGATGTCCGGTTACAGCTTCAGATGCACAAATACATCTGGGACCCGGAGAAAAAAGGAGTATAA
- a CDS encoding single-stranded DNA-binding protein: MTEKVLNNNQVVVAGEIVSDFRFSHEIFGEGFYMVDLVVSRLSDAHDVIPLMVSDRLFDVEKSHIGEKVLAKGQFRSYNKHEENKNRLILSVFVREIEVIDEVDDRENKPNQIYLDGYICKEPIYRMTPLGREIADILLAVNRAYGKSDYIPCICWGRNARFAGKLAVGEHVAIWGRIQSREYQKKIGNDEIVNKVAYEVSVSKMECLE, from the coding sequence ATGACAGAGAAAGTTTTGAACAACAATCAGGTGGTAGTAGCAGGAGAAATCGTATCAGATTTCCGATTCAGCCATGAGATATTCGGAGAGGGATTCTATATGGTGGATTTGGTTGTCAGCAGATTAAGCGATGCGCATGACGTGATTCCTTTGATGGTTTCCGATCGCCTGTTTGATGTAGAAAAATCCCATATTGGGGAAAAGGTATTGGCAAAAGGACAGTTCCGGTCTTACAACAAGCATGAGGAAAATAAGAACCGGTTGATTTTGTCTGTATTTGTTCGTGAAATCGAAGTGATTGACGAAGTCGATGACAGGGAGAATAAGCCAAATCAGATATACCTGGACGGATACATATGTAAGGAACCAATTTATCGTATGACACCGCTTGGCAGAGAGATTGCAGACATCCTGCTCGCTGTGAACCGTGCATATGGTAAGTCTGATTATATTCCTTGTATCTGCTGGGGCAGAAATGCCAGGTTTGCAGGAAAGCTTGCAGTCGGTGAGCATGTGGCAATCTGGGGGCGAATTCAGAGTCGGGAATACCAGAAGAAAATAGGAAATGACGAGATAGTAAATAAGGTGGCATATGAGGTTTCTGTCAGTAAAATGGAATGTTTGGAATAA
- the dusB gene encoding tRNA dihydrouridine synthase DusB, translated as MDFNGKIALAPMAGICDLPFRLLCKEMGCDIVYTEMVSAKGMYYNNKNTGPLLMTEPEESPIGVQIFGSEPELMASQAKRLEDKGFSFIDVNMGCPVPKIVNNGEGSALMKQPELIGDIVDALVHAVSLPITIKIRAGFDSEHINAPEVARIAEQAGVSAIAVHGRTREQYYHGQADWDVIRQVKEMVSVPVIGNGDITCAEDVIKMREQTGCDSVMIGRAAKGNPWIFQDICYFLKNGEHLEKPTVEERKAMMLRHASLMVEYKGEFTGIHEMRKHVAWYTQGMPDSAKLRARINMVETYDALSAMVQAL; from the coding sequence ATGGATTTTAACGGTAAAATTGCGTTGGCACCAATGGCAGGTATCTGTGACCTGCCATTTCGTCTCTTATGCAAAGAGATGGGCTGTGATATCGTATACACGGAGATGGTGAGTGCCAAGGGTATGTATTATAACAATAAAAATACGGGACCGCTGCTTATGACGGAACCGGAGGAATCACCGATTGGCGTGCAGATCTTTGGGAGTGAACCGGAGCTTATGGCATCGCAGGCAAAAAGACTGGAAGATAAGGGATTTTCCTTTATTGATGTGAATATGGGATGCCCGGTACCGAAGATTGTCAACAACGGCGAGGGCTCGGCGCTTATGAAGCAGCCGGAGTTGATCGGAGATATCGTTGATGCGCTGGTGCATGCGGTTTCACTTCCAATCACGATCAAGATTCGGGCAGGCTTCGATTCGGAACACATCAATGCACCTGAGGTAGCACGAATCGCGGAACAGGCAGGTGTTTCTGCGATTGCCGTACATGGCAGAACGAGAGAACAGTATTATCACGGACAGGCAGACTGGGATGTAATTCGGCAGGTGAAGGAAATGGTGTCTGTGCCAGTGATTGGAAATGGAGATATCACATGTGCAGAGGATGTGATTAAGATGCGCGAACAGACTGGTTGTGACAGCGTAATGATCGGACGGGCCGCAAAGGGAAATCCGTGGATCTTTCAGGATATTTGTTATTTCCTGAAAAACGGAGAGCATCTGGAAAAACCAACTGTAGAAGAGCGAAAGGCGATGATGCTGCGTCATGCGTCTTTGATGGTGGAATATAAAGGAGAATTTACCGGGATTCACGAGATGCGCAAGCATGTAGCGTGGTATACGCAAGGAATGCCGGATTCAGCAAAGCTTCGTGCACGGATCAATATGGTGGAAACTTATGATGCGCTTTCTGCTATGGTGCAAGCTCTGTAA
- the dapB gene encoding 4-hydroxy-tetrahydrodipicolinate reductase, with protein sequence MIRVIMHGCNGKMGQVITGLCKEDPAVEIVAGIDVVDNKENGYPVFTDIDTCDVAADVIIDFAAAVAVDKLLDYAVAKQIPVVLCTTGLSPEQLNKVSLCSEKVAILKSANMSLGINTLMKLLKDAANVFAPAGFDIEIVEKHHNQKVDAPSGTALALADAINDARDNAYEYVYDRSQVRKKRDKKELGISAVRGGTIVGEHEVIFAGVDEVIEFKHTAYSKSVFAKGAVEAAKFLAGKPAGFYDMADVIG encoded by the coding sequence ATGATTCGTGTCATTATGCATGGATGCAACGGTAAGATGGGTCAGGTGATTACAGGACTTTGTAAAGAAGACCCGGCAGTCGAAATCGTTGCAGGTATTGATGTTGTAGACAATAAGGAAAATGGATATCCGGTATTTACGGATATTGATACCTGTGATGTTGCGGCAGATGTGATTATTGATTTTGCGGCAGCAGTTGCAGTTGATAAGCTGCTTGACTACGCAGTTGCAAAGCAGATACCGGTTGTTCTTTGTACGACGGGACTCTCGCCGGAGCAGCTTAATAAAGTGTCTCTTTGCTCAGAAAAGGTAGCGATTTTAAAATCTGCAAATATGAGTCTTGGAATCAATACATTGATGAAGCTTTTGAAGGATGCAGCCAATGTGTTTGCACCGGCAGGATTTGACATTGAGATCGTGGAGAAGCATCACAATCAGAAGGTAGATGCACCATCCGGAACAGCACTTGCACTGGCGGATGCAATTAACGATGCCAGAGACAATGCATATGAGTATGTCTATGACCGTTCACAGGTAAGAAAGAAGCGTGACAAGAAAGAACTTGGTATTTCTGCGGTACGTGGTGGAACAATCGTTGGTGAGCATGAGGTAATCTTTGCGGGCGTGGATGAAGTGATTGAGTTTAAACATACGGCTTATTCGAAGTCTGTATTTGCGAAGGGTGCGGTGGAAGCTGCAAAGTTTTTGGCTGGTAAGCCGGCAGGATTTTATGATATGGCAGATGTGATCGGATAG
- the folE gene encoding GTP cyclohydrolase I FolE encodes MAIDKEAIKEHIRGILIALGDDPDREGLKETPDRVARMYEEVFEGMNYTNDEIADMFNKSFERPGKDTSDMVLVKDIEVFSYCEHHMALMYDMHVSVAYIPKGKVLGLSKIARIADMVAKRLQLQERIGTDIAYIMSKVTGSEDVAVVIEGSHSCMTARGIRNASAKTFTTTFTGEFERNETLQNKLMMLLR; translated from the coding sequence ATGGCAATCGATAAAGAAGCAATCAAAGAACATATTCGAGGGATTTTAATTGCCCTTGGTGATGATCCGGATCGGGAGGGATTGAAGGAGACACCCGACCGGGTTGCACGCATGTATGAAGAAGTATTTGAGGGAATGAATTATACAAATGATGAGATCGCAGATATGTTCAACAAATCGTTCGAGCGTCCGGGTAAGGACACGAGCGATATGGTGTTGGTCAAGGACATTGAAGTATTTAGTTACTGTGAACATCACATGGCGCTTATGTATGACATGCATGTGTCTGTTGCGTATATTCCGAAGGGAAAAGTACTTGGACTTAGCAAGATTGCGCGAATTGCGGATATGGTCGCAAAACGCTTACAGCTACAGGAAAGAATCGGTACGGATATCGCATATATTATGAGTAAGGTGACCGGAAGCGAGGATGTTGCAGTTGTGATTGAGGGAAGCCATAGCTGTATGACGGCAAGAGGTATCCGGAATGCAAGTGCGAAGACATTTACGACGACATTTACCGGTGAATTTGAGAGAAATGAGACATTGCAGAACAAACTGATGATGTTATTGAGATAG